The genomic region GCGGCCATGACAGCGCAGACCGTCGTCGGCAAGATTGTCGTCGATTTCTCCAGGTAGGCCCAGAGACGAGTCCGGCCGGCCGTGGTATCATCCCGGCCGGGGAGGAGGCGCCGACCTCCAGGCGGCCATGGGGCCCTCGTCGGCGCGAGAGGCTGGGGGAGAGCAATGGGCTTTTATGAGTCGCGTATTCTGCCGAAGCTGCTGAACTGTTGCATGTCCATGGGCGTCATCGCCGAGGAACGCGCCCGACTGGTGCCGCGCGCCCACGGCAAGGTCCTCGAGATCGGCATCGGCTCCGGTCTCAACCTGCCCCATTACGGCCCGGGCGTGGAAAGCGTCACCGGAGTCGATCCGTCCGTGGAACTGGGCGAGATGGCGGCAAGGCAGGCCTCGCTGGTGGCGTTCCCCGTTCATTTCGAGCAGATATCGGGCGAGAGCCTGCCCTTCGGCGACGCCAGCTTCGACTGCGCCGTCATCACCTGGACCCTGTGCACCATTCCGGATCCCTCGGCCGCGCTGCGCGAGGTGCGCCGGGTATTGAAGCCGGGCGCCGAACTGTTCTTCGTCGAGCATGGCCACGCGCCCGATCCTGGCGTGGTGGTCTGGCAGAACCGGCTGAACAAGGTGTGGCCCGCCATTGCCGGCGGCTGCAACCTGAACCGCAAGATGGACCAGATCATCACTGCTGCCGGATTCCGGATCGACGAACTGGAGGCCAGCTACCGTCCCGGGCTGCGGCCCATGACCTATTTCTACATGGGCGTGGCGCGGCCGGCCTGACGGCGCGACAGCAGCGCGAACAGCACGCCGCCCAGCACGCCCGCCACGCATTGCGCGGCGAAGCCGGCCGGGGTGCGTGCGCCGGCCACCATGGTGATTCCCAGCGCCTCCCGCATGATCACCAGCATCACCGCCATGGCCGCGCCGCCGCCGATGGCGTAGCTGACGGTGCGCCCGAGGCCGATCCTGGGCCACAGCCAGCCGGTGATCAGGAACCCGAGCAGCAGCGCGGCGCCGATGAACATGGCATAGATCGGCGCCATGCCGAGCACGTCGTGCAGCGTCATGTCGAGCGCCACACCGGCGCCGATCTCGGCGCCCAGGCCGCGCAATCCGGCCATGACAAACTGGCTGTGAAGCGCCACCGCCACCGCCGCGGTGACCGGCACGGTGACCGCGAAGGCCAGGATGCGCCAGATAATCCCCACCTCGTTCCTCCCGGTTCCCTTTTGTGTGCCATGCGGTAATGTGGGTCGATCTTTGGGGGTCGAGGGAAAGATGTCCATGACAAACAGGAGACGGCGTTCACTTGTGGCCGTCATGGCCTGCTGCCTGATGGTCTGGATCGCAGGACCCTCGGCAGCGGCGAAGGAGTACGTCGTCGAGACGGTGCTCACCGGTCTCGACCGGCCCTGGAGCCTGACCTTTCTGCCCGACGGCGCCATGCTGCTGACCGGACACAAGGGCACGCTCCGGACCATCCGGGACGGCAGGATGTCGGCACCGATTTCAGGCGTTCCGGCGGTGGAATTTGACGGACAGGGCGGCCTGTTCGAGGCGCTGGCCCATCCCCGTTTCGCCGAGAACGGCCTTGTTTACCTGTCCTATGCCCACAAGGGCGAAGGCGGCAATACGCTGCGGGTGGCCAGGGCGCGGCTTGACCGGGAAGCGCTGAAGGATCTGAAGGTGGTGTTCGAGAGCAAGCCCGCGCACACCGCCGCCGTGCATTACGGCGGGCGCATGGTCTGGCTGCCAGACGGCACGCTCCTGATCACCAACGGCGATGGCTTCACATACCGCGAGCAGGCGCAGAATCTGGCCAGCGATTTCGGCAAGATCGTCCGGATCAACGACGACGGCACCGTCCCCGCCGACAATCCCTTCGCCGGCCGCAAGGATGCCAGGCCCGAAATATGGACCTATGGCCACCGCAACCCGCAGGGCATGGTGCTCGACCCGGCGGACGGCGTTGTTTACGCGCATGAACATGGTCCGCGCGGCGGCGACGAACTCAACGTCATTGTGAAAGGCCGCAATTACGGTTGGCCGCTGGCCACGAAAGGCGTCGATTATTCGGGCGCCCACATTACGCCGTTCAAGGAATACAAGGGCACCGAGAACGCCATCATCGGCTGGACCCCGTCGATTGCACCCTGTGGCCTGGCGATCTATCGCGGCGATGCGTTTCCGCAATGGGATGGCGATCTGTTTGTCGGCGCGCTCGCGGGGCGCAGCCTTCACCGGGTCGACATGCAAGGCGGCAAGGTCACCGGCGAGGAGGTCATGCTCAAGGACATGAAAAAGCGCATCCGCGACGTGCGAACCGGTCCCGACGGGTTGATCTATGTCCTCACGGACGGCGAAGGCGCCGCGCTGCTCAGGCTCAGGCCGCCCGCCTGACCGGCCGCGTCAGTTTTCCAGCGTCACGTCGAGCGTGATCTCGGCCTTCAGCAGTTTGGAGACCGGACAGCCGATCTTCGCCTTGCCGGCAAGTTCCTCGAACTTGGCCGGAGTGGCGCCGGGCACCTTGCCCGTCAGGGACAGGTGAACGGCGGTGATGGCATAGCCGTCGTCCTGCTTGACCAGGGTTACATCGGCTTTCGTCTCCATGCGCTCGGCGGTGAAGCCTGCCTCGCCGAGAATCAGCGACAACGCCATGGTGAAGCAGCCCGCATGGGCGGCGCCGATCAGTTCTTCGGGATTTGTGCCCGGCTTGCCCTCGAACCGGCTGGCGAAACCATAGGGGTAATCACCCAGCGCCCCGCTTTTTGTCGAAATGGCGCCCTTGCCGTTCCGGATGCCGCCCTGCCACTTGGCTGTTCCATACGTGCTCATGCCTGACTCCCTGCTTGGTGAAGAGGTTCCAGTGTGAGCGCTGTATATGGCGCGTCTGCGATGGCGGGCCAGCCAGCCGGGAGATTTTTCGGATTATTCGGCGGCGGCGGGACGGTTGGCGCGTTCGCCGGGCCGGCCCTGGCGGGCCAGGAGCTCGCGCAGATCGCGGATGGCCGGGAATACCTCGTTGTTCCAGTCGGTCCCCTGGGCATCGTGGGCGGCCTGCTCAAGTTCCACGATGGCTTTGTCCTCGGCGAAGATGCGCTCGGTGAACCAGGTCACGAACGGCCATGCCACGTGGATCAGGCCCGGCACCGGCGGCTTCATGACCGACAGGTAGCCGAAGGTCCGGTTGGTGCGCTGCTCCTTGTCCAGCGGTGTGTAGGCCAGCCACACATCGAGCACCGGGTCGCGGTCGCCGCCCAGTTCGCGGCCCACCCACACCTTCAGGCGCTGATACGGATATTGGGTGCGGATGGTCATCAGGTCGCCGAAGTCCTTCTTGTCGCCCTTGGCGCGGACAAGATCGACGATGACGGTTTCGCCCAGGCTGGCGCGGCCTTCGGTGCGGCTGAATGTGTAATCCACTTCGCACCAGTCGTCGCCGCTGCGCCGGTCCAGGCACTTCGCCTTGATGGTGCCCATGTTCCGGCGATGCAGGAACTGGTGGTTCATGTCGAACAGGTTCTCGTGCATGAACGTGTAGTGGCAGGCGACTTCGCGGTTGAGTTTGCGGGTCTTGTAGCGGCGGTTCGTCGCCGATCCCAGCGCGGCGGGCGCCTGCTGGTCGGCAAGGGCAGGGTCGCCCGGGAACACGAAGATCAGGCCGTCGATCTCCCGTGCCGGATAGGCGCACACGCCATTGGGCAGCTTGTCCATGCCGAAATAGGGGACATCGACGCACTTGCCCGAACAATCGTAGGCCCAGCCGTGATAGCCGCATTGCAGCACGTCGCCGTCGACCACGCCGACGCTCAGCGGCACCTGCCGGTGGGCGCAGCGATCCTCCAGCGCGAAGACCGTGCCCGAGGCGCCGCGGTAGAGCACCACCGGCTCGCCCATCAGGCGTCGGCCCAACGTCTTGCCGGCGGCCAGTTCGTTGGACCATGCCAGCGGATACCAATGGTCGGGATGGGAATCGACCTTGCGCAGGTCAGGGGTGTCGCGCGCGGCGAGGGAATGTCGATCCTGGGCCAAGCCGTCTTCTCCGATAGGGGGGTCCAAGGACCAATCCGGCCAACCCTAGCCTGCGCTCCGTCCGATTGGTAGGATTTCGCGCCGCGGCCACGGAACTCACCGCGGATTACCTTGGCTCCCGCGTGGGTACGATCTCCGGAGCCGGCGCCGGTACGCCGACATCGGGCGGGACCGGTGACTCCATGCTGCTCCCGCGAGGGGGGACGTCTGCCTTGTCCTTCTCCGGCTGGTTCTTGAGCGATCTGGTGCCCTCGACACAGCCTGGATCATAGACCGTGACATCGTTGATCAGCGCCGGGTCGTCGGTGCAGGCGGATGTGCCGTCCGGCGAGGACAGGGGCTTGTGAATGTCGTCGCTGACGGCAAATGCCGGGCCGCCGGTGACCAGGGAAATCGCCGCCAGCGCGGCGAGCAGGTGGGTGCGGGGCATGTCACGCTCCTGGAGCAGTCATGCACCCACAAAGCCCGTCCCGGGCGGAAGTTCCCTGAGGTGGATCAGGATCGGCCCGGCTGCGATCAGCCCAGGTCGAATGTCTCGCCCAGCGTTGCCTCGGACAGCGCCCACAGGCGTGCCGCGCTGGCCGGATCCGTGGCATAGGCGAAGTAACCCGATGACGCCGCCGGACCGGATTTCAGCTCACCCACGTGACAATCCTCCAGATACAGCCCGCCCCGGCCTTCCAGCTCAGGCGACGTCGCCGCCCAGACGCTGGTCGCGGCGCCGGCCGGAATGGTCTTGAACTTGAACTCGCCGCTGCCCGCGTTGGTTTTCACCCGCGCCATCAGCGCCTCGATGTCGCTATCGGTCAGGTGGCGCCCCAGCTCGGTCTGGATGCCGCCGGGATGCACTGCATTGGCGGTAATGCCGTAGGGCGCCAGCCGCCGGGTCAACTCGACCGAGAACAGCACATTGGCGGTCTTCGACTGGCCGTAGGACGACCACTTGTCATAGTCGCGATGGTTGAAGTGCGGGTCGACGAAATTCACGTCGGCAAACCGGTGACCGGCCGAACTGAGATTGACGATGCGGCCGGGCGCGCCGGCTTTCAGCGCGGGCGCCAGCAGGTTGGTCAGCAGGAAATGACCCAGATGGTTGGTGGCGAACTGCATCTCCCAGCCCTCGGCCGTCCGCGTCAGCGGACAGGCCATGACGCCGGCATTGTTGACCAGCAGGTGCAGCGGTCCGTGTCCGGCCAGCCACGTTTTCGCGCAGGCGCGGACGCTGTCGGGCACCGACAGCTCGACTTGCGCCACGTCGATGCCCTGGTTGCCGGTCACCTTGCGGATGCGCTCGGCGGCGGCCTCGCCCTTGGCTTTGTCGCGCACCGCCAGCGTCACCGCCGCGCCGGCCGAGGCCAGTGCCCGCGCCGTCTCCTCGCCGAGGCCGGTGGAGGCGCCGGTAACCAGCGCCTGCTTGCCCCTGAGGTCGATGCCGGCGATTACCTCGTCGGTTGTCGTGTCCGCGCCGAATGCCATGAAAAGTCTCCCGGTTTCAATAGGCGCCCGTCCCCGCGGGCAACGCCATCCTAGCGCAATGGCGGCGCGCTGGCACCGGCCATGCGGGCCTTGTTTCCGCCCGGGCCGTGGGGGCAGACTGGTAGATCGTCTGACTGCGTGAGAAGGTCGCCATGCGCAACAGGGGCTTGAGCCACACGCGGCGGAACATGGGGATCTGTGCCGCGGGCGTCGCGCTGTCGGTGCTGTCGATCTGGTGGGGCTTGGCGGAGATGAACGCGCTGGGTCACGAGACAATGGCAAGCGGGCTGAAGATCGGCATCGCCATTCCGGTCGGCCTGATCTGTTTTTTCATGTTCTTCAACTTCCTCTGGGGCGCGCGGCTGATCGCGGCGGCGCGGCGCGGCGAGAAGGATATTGGCCGCTGGATCGTGACCCCAGCCGAGGCCGAGGCATTCCGGCGCAACGACGAGCGGCGCGCCGGCCAGGGCTATTCCAATGACTACACGTTGCCCAGAACCATCCCGCCAGTGGGACTCGAGGTCATCTTCACCGACAATGCCCTGGTGGTGGGCGGCACCTATTTCGGCCTGGTCACCACCGGCATGTTCAGATTCGAAGGTGTCCAGATGCTGCCAGAGAACCCGCTCGCCATCGAATTCGGTACGGTGGTGACATCGGCATACAAGGTGACGATGGTGCGGATCGGCGTCTCCAGGGGCCTGCTGCGCGTGCCGGTCTCGCGAAGCGCGCGCGGTGAGGCGGCCAAGGTCCTGGCGCACTTCACCGCTGTCGACCAGCGCAAGCTGCTGGTCGATCCCGGCTTCTACAGGCGCCGCATGGCCTGGGGCTGATCGCCGCGGCGGCATGCTTTCTAGTCGCCGCTGCCGGCTTTGCGCTCAACGATGCGGGCGTCGAGGGAAATGTCCCGTTATTGATGGCGGTTGCCGGCGCCATCGCCGGCATCGGCGGGCTGGTGCTGGCGTTCGTCGCCTGGACGCTGCATATGAAGCAGCGGACGCCGAGATAGCAGTGCGCGGCGCCGGGTCCGGCGCCGCTGGGCGCGGTAGCATTTCCACACCGACCGCGCCGAGTCGATGGCGCCGGGACAGGCGTCGCGCACTAGCAGATAAGCGCGCAGTTCTTCCCAGGTCGCTGCGTCCGGCAGATCGGCCGCCCGTTGCGCGTGTTCGATGAAATCGCCCTGCGGATTGGGCCCGCGCCGCCGCATCATCACATAAGCCTTGAACGACATGGTCGCCTCCTTGCGGGGCGGACCATAGGACCGTCGCATGACAGGATCGTCTCAGCTTCGTGGCGATATGGCGGCATTGCGGTCCGCCCGGCCAATCGGCGCGCCGTGCCGCCGCAGGACCTGGGTATCCGTCAGTCGTCGAAACCGATGAAGACCGCGGCGTCCTCGACCGACTTGCGCTGAGAGACCACGGCATTCGCCGGAAACGAATCGTCGGGATAGCCCATGGCGACGCAGGTCATGATGACCTGGTCGTCGGGAATGCGGGCATGCTCGCGCACCACGGGAGACTGCATGATTCCCTGGCTGTTGATGACGCATCCCAGGCCGCGGGACCAGGCCGCATTGACCAGGGCGTTGGTGACCCCGCCGCAGTCGAACGGCCCGATGTCGCCGCCGTGGATCGACCGATCGTAGGTGACGACAATGGAAACGGGCGCATCGAACTGGCGAAAGCCGCGCAGCACCCAGTCCTGGCGCTTTTCCTTGTCGTGGCGTTCGATGCCCATGGCCGCGAAAAGCTGTTTCGCGATGCCGATCTGACGATCCCTGTGGGCGCCCTCGTATCCGCCATGCATGCGGAACTCGCGCGATTCCGGCACGCCGGCCAGAATCCGCTCGGTGTTTCCGGCCCGAATCCGGTCGAGCGGCGCGCCGGAGACCACATAGAAGTTCCACGGCTGCGTATTCAGGGAGGATGGCGCCCGCATGGCCATCTCGATCACTTCCCTGATCAGTTCCCTGGCGACCGGAACGGGTTTGTAGCCGCGGATACTGCGGCGGCCATAGACAACGTCATCGTACTGCATAACCGGATCTCCCCGTTGCACCGCCAGCTTTGCGCGCCGTGCCATCTTCCGTGCCCTGCCTTTACGAATGCTGACCCCGCAAGTCAACGCCCCGGCGTTGCGCGGCTGATCGGCAATGGCCGGGCGACCCTTGCCGGCCGGCGGCGACAGGCAGGCGGCGCCCAGGGTTTCCGCGCGCCGGCGGGACCGGCCGCGTTTCCGGGACCATCGATTCAGTCTGGGTTGATTGGCGCACCCGACAGGATTCGAACCTGTGACCTCTGCCTTCGGAGGGCAGCACTCTATCCAGCTGAGCTACGGGTGCCTTGATCGCGGCGGAGAATAGGGAAAGCCGAGGGTGCTGTAAACCTCAGCTTTTGCCGATCAGCGTGCCCGCGCCAACCGAGGTGAACAGCTCGAGCAGCACGGCGTGCGACACCCGGCCGTCGAGGATGACGGCGGCATCGACGCCGCCCGTCACCGCGTCCACGCAGGTCTGGACCTTGGGGATCATGCCGCCGGAGACGGTGCCGTCGGCGATCATGGTCGCGACGGCCTCGGGCGACAGGTTGGTCATCAATTCGCCGTCCTTGCTGAGCACGCCCTTCACGTCGGTCAGCATCAGCAGCCGGCGCGCGCCCAGCGCGGCGGCGACCGCGCCGGCGAAGGTGTCGGCGTTGATGTTGTAGGTCTCGCCGCCGTCGCCATAGGCGATCGGCGCGATCACCGGGATCAGGTCCGAGCGGGCCAGCACGTCGAGCACATGCGGGTTGACCGATTCGGGCTCGCCGACGAAGCCCATGTCGAGCTCGCGCTCGATGTTGCTGTCGGGATCGCGCTGCTTCATCTTCACCTTGCGGCCGCGCACCATGTCGCAATCGCGGCCCGACAGGCCCACGGCGCCGCCGCCGGCCCGGTTGATCGCCGCGACGATCTCCTTGTTGATGCGGCCCGACAGCACCATCTCGACCACTTCCATGGTCGCCTCGTCGGTCACCCGCAGGCCATTGACGAACTCGCTCTGGATGCGCAGGCGGCCCATCATTTCCTTGATCTGCGGGCCGCCGCCATGCACCACCACCGGGTTGATGCCCACCTGCTTCATCAGCACGATGTCGCGGGCGAACTCGTCGGCCAGGGTGCGGTCGCCCATGGCGTGGCCGCCATATTTGATCACGATGGTGGCGCCGGCATATTTGCGCATGAAGGGCAGCGCTTCCGACAGGGTCGTGGCGGTCAGCAATTCGCTGTATCCGGCGGGCAACTCGGCCATGGGTTCTTTCTCCCGATTCCGGCGCGGTTTATAGCGGATGGACGTGACGGGTGCCAGTGGGGCGAATTACTCCGCCAGCGCGGCCAGTGCGGCGCGCAACTCGGGAATGCCCTCGCCGGTCTCGCTGCTGGTCACCACCAGCTCGGGGAACGCGGCCACGTGCCGGCGCGCCTCGGTCTCGGTGAGCGCGATCAGCGCCTCGCGGGTGCCGGCCTTCACCTTGTCGATCTTGGTCAGCACCACCTGGTAGGACACCGCCGCGTCGTCGAGCATGGTCATGATCTCGCGGTCGGCGGCCAGGATGCCGTGCCGGGCGTCGATCAGCAGCATGGCCCGCCGCAGGGTCGTCCGTCCGCGCAGATAGGCCTTCAGCAGCCTGATCCACGCATCGACCTGGGGCTTGGGCACCTTGGCATAGCCGTAACCGGGCAGGTCGACCAGGTAGAGCATCCCCAGCTTTGGCGTGCCCAGCGAGAAGTAGTTGAGCTGCTGGGTACGGCCGGGCGTGTTGGAGGTGCGCGCCAGGTCCTTGCGGCCGGTCAGGGCGTTCAGCAGGCTGGACTTGCCCACATTCGAGCGGCCGGCGAAGGCGATCTCGGTCGGGCCAGGCTCGGGCAGCTGGGCAAGCC from Emcibacter sp. SYSU 3D8 harbors:
- a CDS encoding nitroreductase; this translates as MQYDDVVYGRRSIRGYKPVPVARELIREVIEMAMRAPSSLNTQPWNFYVVSGAPLDRIRAGNTERILAGVPESREFRMHGGYEGAHRDRQIGIAKQLFAAMGIERHDKEKRQDWVLRGFRQFDAPVSIVVTYDRSIHGGDIGPFDCGGVTNALVNAAWSRGLGCVINSQGIMQSPVVREHARIPDDQVIMTCVAMGYPDDSFPANAVVSQRKSVEDAAVFIGFDD
- the argB gene encoding acetylglutamate kinase; amino-acid sequence: MAELPAGYSELLTATTLSEALPFMRKYAGATIVIKYGGHAMGDRTLADEFARDIVLMKQVGINPVVVHGGGPQIKEMMGRLRIQSEFVNGLRVTDEATMEVVEMVLSGRINKEIVAAINRAGGGAVGLSGRDCDMVRGRKVKMKQRDPDSNIERELDMGFVGEPESVNPHVLDVLARSDLIPVIAPIAYGDGGETYNINADTFAGAVAAALGARRLLMLTDVKGVLSKDGELMTNLSPEAVATMIADGTVSGGMIPKVQTCVDAVTGGVDAAVILDGRVSHAVLLELFTSVGAGTLIGKS
- a CDS encoding aromatic ring-hydroxylating dioxygenase subunit alpha → MAQDRHSLAARDTPDLRKVDSHPDHWYPLAWSNELAAGKTLGRRLMGEPVVLYRGASGTVFALEDRCAHRQVPLSVGVVDGDVLQCGYHGWAYDCSGKCVDVPYFGMDKLPNGVCAYPAREIDGLIFVFPGDPALADQQAPAALGSATNRRYKTRKLNREVACHYTFMHENLFDMNHQFLHRRNMGTIKAKCLDRRSGDDWCEVDYTFSRTEGRASLGETVIVDLVRAKGDKKDFGDLMTIRTQYPYQRLKVWVGRELGGDRDPVLDVWLAYTPLDKEQRTNRTFGYLSVMKPPVPGLIHVAWPFVTWFTERIFAEDKAIVELEQAAHDAQGTDWNNEVFPAIRDLRELLARQGRPGERANRPAAAE
- a CDS encoding SDR family NAD(P)-dependent oxidoreductase, with the protein product MAFGADTTTDEVIAGIDLRGKQALVTGASTGLGEETARALASAGAAVTLAVRDKAKGEAAAERIRKVTGNQGIDVAQVELSVPDSVRACAKTWLAGHGPLHLLVNNAGVMACPLTRTAEGWEMQFATNHLGHFLLTNLLAPALKAGAPGRIVNLSSAGHRFADVNFVDPHFNHRDYDKWSSYGQSKTANVLFSVELTRRLAPYGITANAVHPGGIQTELGRHLTDSDIEALMARVKTNAGSGEFKFKTIPAGAATSVWAATSPELEGRGGLYLEDCHVGELKSGPAASSGYFAYATDPASAARLWALSEATLGETFDLG
- a CDS encoding class I SAM-dependent methyltransferase, coding for MGFYESRILPKLLNCCMSMGVIAEERARLVPRAHGKVLEIGIGSGLNLPHYGPGVESVTGVDPSVELGEMAARQASLVAFPVHFEQISGESLPFGDASFDCAVITWTLCTIPDPSAALREVRRVLKPGAELFFVEHGHAPDPGVVVWQNRLNKVWPAIAGGCNLNRKMDQIITAAGFRIDELEASYRPGLRPMTYFYMGVARPA
- a CDS encoding OsmC family protein, which codes for MSTYGTAKWQGGIRNGKGAISTKSGALGDYPYGFASRFEGKPGTNPEELIGAAHAGCFTMALSLILGEAGFTAERMETKADVTLVKQDDGYAITAVHLSLTGKVPGATPAKFEELAGKAKIGCPVSKLLKAEITLDVTLEN
- the yihA gene encoding ribosome biogenesis GTP-binding protein YihA/YsxC, which encodes MSDDGENGVGDALERGRLLFASECTFMLGVAGLAQLPEPGPTEIAFAGRSNVGKSSLLNALTGRKDLARTSNTPGRTQQLNYFSLGTPKLGMLYLVDLPGYGYAKVPKPQVDAWIRLLKAYLRGRTTLRRAMLLIDARHGILAADREIMTMLDDAAVSYQVVLTKIDKVKAGTREALIALTETEARRHVAAFPELVVTSSETGEGIPELRAALAALAE
- a CDS encoding PQQ-dependent sugar dehydrogenase, which translates into the protein MTNRRRRSLVAVMACCLMVWIAGPSAAAKEYVVETVLTGLDRPWSLTFLPDGAMLLTGHKGTLRTIRDGRMSAPISGVPAVEFDGQGGLFEALAHPRFAENGLVYLSYAHKGEGGNTLRVARARLDREALKDLKVVFESKPAHTAAVHYGGRMVWLPDGTLLITNGDGFTYREQAQNLASDFGKIVRINDDGTVPADNPFAGRKDARPEIWTYGHRNPQGMVLDPADGVVYAHEHGPRGGDELNVIVKGRNYGWPLATKGVDYSGAHITPFKEYKGTENAIIGWTPSIAPCGLAIYRGDAFPQWDGDLFVGALAGRSLHRVDMQGGKVTGEEVMLKDMKKRIRDVRTGPDGLIYVLTDGEGAALLRLRPPA